In Lolium rigidum isolate FL_2022 chromosome 3, APGP_CSIRO_Lrig_0.1, whole genome shotgun sequence, the genomic window taccagtgggtttccgtcggaaccgacggtttccccgatgaagatgtgtatgccgccaactcgggacgatggagagcttgacggggtcgatcttagccggaatccaggcactcatccggagggacgatcggcagatttccggcgtaaggacgcgccccacggccgatggtgtcgtcgtagcttcccatggcggaaccctcccggttccggcctccggacgccgccggccccacggtgggcgccaagccgtcgttgcctaatcgacggtacctcggaggagggaacctcacgaggggagaagaattaggggccatagggcggagtgcacacgggacggtggtacgcgatttacccggcctggaacacctgcacgatgacagggcctactgctgcttgtctggaattatctgggcgcttttgcGTTGTTAcagtgagttgtggttgtgcctctagggctcccgggatccggcttataaaggcgcacggatctagggtttacatggagagtcccacccggaatacaagttgcctaactacggtacaatgtcttgccgtgtacgtcaaggatccgccttcctctaagaacgtgatggatccggatacttcatgggccgtcactgatccggcctccttcgtaggtcggttgagatccggcttcctgttcctgggctggacttcatccttcaggatctacatcaactgggccgcccgatgggccacatgcctcaccaccaactatgggccacccgggcttgccggatctaggccatgccgttgatatacccataaagtatacccacaacactcctcctccatcttctcccacggtgcttaggcgaagccctgccggagatctccaccaccaccgacaccacaccgtcgtgctgtcgggattccgaggaggatctactacttccgctgcccgctggaacggggagaaggacgtcgtcatcaacaccgaacgtgtgaccgagtaaggaggtgctgcctgactgtggcaccgtcaagatcttctacgcgcttttgaaagcggcaagtgatcatcttctgcaacaacgagatctaatctcgtaggctttggaaatcttcgagggttagtctcatgatcttctcgttgctaccatcttcaagtttggatcttggcttgttgtttgttcttgcggtaggaatttttttgttttctatgctatgaaacccatcagtggtatcagagccgtgtctatgcatagattggttgcacgagtagaacacaatggtttgtgggcgttgatgcttttgttgtctttagttcgtgtactttgcatcttgcgggatggtgggatgaagcggctcgggctaactttacatgacagcgttttgctccacgcttgacatgcaacttgtattgcataagtggctttgcgggtgtctgtctctctcaccatagtgaagattcaatctactctttctattgacaacactagtatcaccgttgtggttcatgttcgtaggtagattggatctaacTCGAAAactctaaaccacgtaaaatatgcaaaccaaattagaggcgtctaacatgtttttgcagggtttggtgatgtgatatggccatgatgtgatgatgaatatgtataagatgatcattattgtattgtggcaaccggcaggagccttatggttgtctttatatttcatgttgtagtattatttcgaagtagttgtaatagttgctacatgtggtgaacaaccatgaagacaacgccatggaccttgacactacaccgacgatgatggagatcatgcccgttgatgatggagatcatgtccatgctttggagatgaagatcaaaggcgcaaagactaaagggccatatcatatcacattatgaattgcatgtgatgttaattctttatgcatcttattttgcttagatcgctacggtagcattataagataatccctcacattaatatcaagataataaagtgttctcccctcatatgcaccgttgctacagttcgtcgttttgaagcatctcgtgataatcggatgtgatagattctacgttcacatacaacgggtgtaagccatgttgcacacgcggaaatacttgggtttgcttgacgagcctagcatgtacaaacatggcctcggaacataggaaaccgaaaggttgaacacgagtcatatggatgatatgatcaacatgttgatgttcaccattgaagctacatcatctcacgtgatgatcggttttggtgtagtggatatggatcgtgtgccactaaacaactatgagggatgttgtattaagtgggagttcattagtaattagattaaaacatgaactaattatcatgaacatagtctaaatagtattttgaattaaatttgtagaattggcatccgttatctaccatgcgctagtcttgtaattgagatagaaatattgttaagtctgacaagaaactttacggactggtaccgtattgttaaagaatcaagaaatgattaagtactattgcaaaattttagtaaacctcacattgctgattcaaagaacaatggtttcaattagtacctaaaatcatcttgtctccgtgaaacttgaagttcaaatctgtttgaaaagtaaggagctgaaaattttgttttcagaaataagcaaggaatGAGATATATGTAATATCTAAGACCCTAtttcaaggtgatagaatataatttggtgagactacataaactcataagttttatgggaatgtacgaaggttgaagacgtcaggcgtcccaatcctccaactagttgggcactaatgatattcgcatatccatgaagtgatcgtccttagtatgcaccgttgctaagactcatcgtttcgaagcatcacgtgatgatcgggtgttatagattctacgtgtgcatacaacgggtgcaagctagatttgcacatgcgaatactgaggttaaactttacgagcctagcatgtacatacatggtctcagaaagtcgtcatgatttgatggataaaaattatgagtgaaattgttcatcacattaaaaggttactaatagtgaaatccagaacacttatcatatgatgatcaacttcaaagtaagaacctcaaggttattggtatttgaccaacaaacctagaagttattgatgttgaagtgtttttctgaataatgaggaaagctaaaagagaaactacaaaatatgGTAGTTTTatagattttgaagtgattaaaagctttatctttagatttcagaaggtacacataacaatatcaagTGGAGTCATCAATTaacgtcatgaagtatctttttccaCTTTTTGTCAACTCGCCATTCATCTCACAAAGATCTGGATGTATGAGTTCCAGCGGTGACAAATCTCTTACCTcagcagtcttgtgagacttgcgaggttgcttagcttgcacacacacTTGACACTTGGAACTCTTGACAGTAGTAAATTTTGGAATTAAATTCATAttggctagccgcgtcatgcagccaaaattaatatgacaaagtcgtgaatgccaaatattggactcactatcattgctaacgtggttaataatttgagtacataagtctgataAAGATAAGCGGaataagcctccgcactcatagccttttcgAACAAATTGTCTATACttagaaattacaactttattggacacaaaaacaacttaaaaccatctcgacataagagCGATCCGCTGACGAGATTCTTATTgatggagggaacgtgctgcacattcttcaacTGGATGGTCttccccgaagtaaacttcagatttaccgtaccaacaccatgaacagaagcacgtgagctgtttcccatcagcacggagcaaGTACTTGCGACCCagcgtccttcatctcagtatcgccAGCAATAACAACATTAGCGGTCTTGCCGCCGTTCCCACGCTTATCATAGCGATTAGGGCAATTAGGAGCCCAATGGTCAGGGTCACCACAGACATGGCAAGCCCCTTTCTTCTTATCagtcttcttcttgaagttggttgagtgtgAGGCCTTGTTCTTGCCATCAAACTTGCCTTTGCCTTCAGATGTGTTCTTGTTCTTGAACTTGTGggattggaagtttttcttctgtaccacattggcactagaacctccctcaaaatctCGAgcacgtgtgtcctttgctctcgccttttctTCCACATGAAGAGgcccaatgagatccgaaacggaaaactcttgtctcataTATTTCAGAGAagcagcaaagttcctccatgaaggaggaagcttggcaataatgccaccgatCACAAATTTGttcggtaaggtacacttaaactactcaaattctttggcaagtgactgtatctcatgagcttgctcAACAACGGAGCGCTCACCAGTCatcttgtagtcatagtattgctccgtgACATACAACTCAATGCCAGCaaccgagaccccaaatttggcctcgagtgcATCCCACGCATCCTTACCATGCTCAAAAatcatgtacgggtcaacaatgttgtccgcaAGAATATTGAAGAGATCTGCCTTAAACATGGCATCGACTTTCTTGAATCTTCCTCCTGAGCAGGAGAAAGAACACCCTCAGATTTGCCAAGAAGGGCGCTATTGCAGTTCAGGTTTTCTGACCAGAGAACTGCCCTCGTGCGCCACCTCTTATAGTGCGAACCATCAAAGAGAGGCGGCATAGTAGCAGCGGCAATGCCACTTGAATTCatttgcctataatcaggtttttttggattgttgaatatataagcaaattatcAAATGAACTAATCCGACGTAATACTTGACAAATCATGACTACATAAATAGCAGATGAACTAATCATGCATATGAACAGAGTAGATAAACAGATAGCATCTAGACAGGATAAACCTATCGTATCCACTCCAAATAGCAGAACTAGGAACTCTAGCAAGATCTGAAACAAGGAGGACAAAAACGCATACCGTCCAACGTTggtggcagcagcagcggcgacgatGTTGGCGGCATCCTGgttgttgtcgcccatgttgaggttgccgaagacgTTGTCGATGTCCGGGAAGAAGTCTTCGTTCGGGAACTCGTCGTCGGACGATGTCGTGTTGCCAGTAGTTGCGCGTCGGACGAtgagcagggttccggaggcctactgtcccgccgctcggtgcacgccgaaggacgggatgaggaagatgaaggcggcgacgcaatgaactggaaagagGTGGTCGCATACGGTGTCTCGTACAGGCTAGGGTTTGCGTCCGCGATTATATAGTGCCGTGTtaacgtccgttaatgactcgcaATTGATTACGCAGTTAATTTCCCAAACAAcataaagataagctcggctcagcgtgattcccgcaacccgcggcgcggcgggacgtgcgaggcgggcggcggaggaggaatgcgcgagggctttctctcttctcactcacttagtaGGACTAGAAGAGCCCACCTTATATATCActtcaactctctcccaactagcaatgtgggactaaactttagtcccACCCCTTGGCATTCCCACATGAaccaaaagaatttcaaaatttgtatTGGAACATGGGCTAAGGGCCAAGGCAAAATTTCAGCAGATAGCAGTGAACATTCTTATTACAACTACAACTATACTCGAGGGAAATTCTATCTAACGACATGTAAGAGTAAGATACCACGACATGTAAGAGTAAGATACCACGTAACTTGATTCTATGGGTCAAACATGCATTAACTCGTCTGTAGTAATAGTAGTAGATCATCTCAAAGGATGACAAGGTAACCTTTCGTGCAtgagctcatagtggggagtaacttagactagtaacatatgccatgttactagtctaggttattaccttcatagtgggtagtaacttatatgtggtgtcatgcattctgTTATATGTTGTACACTCATTTTacattgaggtgtgtgatgttatggtacacagctagttaccaccttattctcttcttcatttattggcatgccatgtcaccaaaatgacttgagatgtgtgatgttactatctatgttactcccactatgagcagtctaatggATAGCATACCCCATGATAAGTTGGTCTTATGTTCTTCCTGGAAATAAAATCTTCAATTACTCCCGTCTTTGCCTCAACGGCGCGCAAAACCCATCTTTATCATACAATTATTTTCACAACATACAACATTCATATCCTGGTAAAAATAAATAACAAGACGCGctgaacacaaccaaaccaagcagGAATTGAGAGATCTAGCATGGAGGAATATACATCACGATATCGGGATTTCGGGTACAAAATCTGATAGCCCAAGCTTGCAGACAACCTTTCGCGTGTATGAGACGAGCCTGCGGACCTGCTTGTCAGCGAGACGACTTCTACGAGTAGTAGCTAGGGCGCAGCTGGTACGCGTACCGCGTCCGTCCCCCGAAGAATCAAATCACAGAATGGGAGCCGTCCGTCTGGCCGGCCGTCAATAAATCCGCAACTGGCTTTCCCCGGTGAAAACACACTGAAAACCAGATCCTCCGTAAAACAAAGCGCTGCGGCTGCACGGTACAACCGGCGGGACGGATCACGAGAGAGAAACACGAGGCGGTACAGGAAGGAGTGaagcaataataataataatggatTAATGGGGGATGGGATGACAGGTAGAAGTCGCCGTCCCGCGCCGGGCGCCGTGCCGCTGCTGACCTCACCCGCCCTCACGCACACGACACGCCTCTACTCGCGCCCCCGCACTGCCGCGACAAAACCGCCCGGGGCCCCCTCACCTCACCCCACCCACGCCGGCCGTCCCCGCGCTTTACCTCTACCACTTCAAGATCCGATCCATCCCATTCACCATCGTTCCCCACCGCGCCAGTGTGATCCCCCAGTCAAGCCCTCGTGACCCCCGGCGACGACGACAAGGGTGGGGTGGCCACCAGCTCAGTTGCTGCTCGCATTCCCCACCGCCCACTCCGAACCACAAGCGCTGCTGCTATTACCGGCGAGACCGTAGAAGTAGAAACCCAGCGGCGGGTAGCCTAGCTTTGGCAAGCCGAGCACGAGGCCGCTACACCTACCTAACCGATAAGCTGCAGTAGTACTACTCCTACTACTGCGGGTGCGGGGCTCCTACTACCACTCCAGGTCTCTATCTACACAGTCCACCTGCTGCGGCTTTCTTTCTCCCTGCAGCTTCACTCTCCCCTCTTCTCTCATCTCGTTCTTCCCTTTCTACCAAGGTGAGACACGCTCTTCTACTAGCATTTTTCTTCCAGCCCTTTTTGTTTCTTTGGATGGGCTGTATGCTGATCtgcgtgtgctcttcttcttgctGCAGGGAGAAGGCAGATCTGCGGGCGTGTGATCCCCCAACTAGTTCCTTGAGGATTTGGGGGCTGTTCTTCAAGTGACAGCTGCTGTTCTACTTCTCTTGCCCTTCCTCTACCTGGTGAGCTCACTGACCTTGGCTGCACATATGTGCTTGCTTCTATCGACTTCATTCGGCTCTGTAACGGGGATGGCCACTTCTTTCGGTTCTGGGTAATGTGGGCTGATTCGATTCTTTTCGACTGGTGAAACTGAATAGTTTACTGTGTTTCTGTTGGGGTTCCCCTTAATTTAATGCTGCATCACACATTCTATTTTCTCCATTCCCCCTTTCTGTCCCTCTAGCGACCATTGTGGGCGGGGGATGTAATCGGGATCCCCGATGTAATCTGTGTGCTTGTCTGCAATGAGGGGAAACCTCATTGGACCCTAGTTCTCTGTAAATTTCAGCTGCAGTTTATTTATGCCTCCGGTATTCAGAGCCCTCCTCCAATCATCCAAGAcatctatttttcttttttctcttgcgCGTCAGTTTTCCGGTCTTACTGCTATTTTTTTTTCCAGGTCCTGCTGGTAGTCAGACTTGCATGTTCACACAGGCTCACAGGGTTATGTGTAACTTTCTCAGTCGTTAAAAccaccaaaaaaattatattgAGGTTTGTCCACTTTTTCTTGAGGGAAACGGGGAAATAACAGATGTTCCCTTGGATTTCATACTTGTACCTTGACCGAATTATTGAAGGCTGGCCATCACCCGTGATTGTACTTGTGCATACTAATAAATATATAGAACCTAGCACGGCGTCCGCACTAAAATATGAGTAGCTTCAGGCCAACCTCCGCGCTTTGCTGCTCCCTTTTCTTTATCTTCTCTTTTGTATGCAAGATTGTTGACACATCGAATTAGAACATTATAAAGTCACAGATTGTCCCCCGACCAGCTTGAGGACATATAGACACGTCGTAGATCGTAAATCGAGGAACCCCGGGAGACAAAATGATGTGATCATCCACCCACAGATTCATATCCCCTTAACTAAGTTAACACATCACAGTATCAGATGTGTACAGTGCTGCTGCGTGCCATCTAATCTCTGTCTCACACTAATCCAAGTGATTTGTATTCTGGCTAGCAAAAATACAAAAGCACATTGCTTTTCCTGCTTATATTGAGAATCGAAATTCAAGCTCTGAGAGATTGCGATTTACTGAATCTTTGTCTGCTGAAATTTTCAGGATATCTGACCGAATCAAGTGATAATATACCTGCTGCGCATACAAAGGGGTAACTTGAAAAGGTGCGCTTGTTATGTTAAACCATCACAAATATGGCAACAAAAGGGCAGTTTGGTAGAGAAAAGAACTTGAAGACCACATCAAGTCGCGAAGGACGGCAAAGGGGAAATTTTCAACCAGCACAATTTGTGCCAGTGCCAAAGGCGAACCTCTCAGCAGCCAGTGGAAATATTGACGGAAAATTTGAAGATAGAATCAGAGTTGTGAAGAATGATAAGATCCGAAGGCAGGGAGAACCTCGGAATGTAGAAGGGGATGCAACCTTGAAGAGCTCAAAACCATGGCCTGCACGAAAGACTGCTACTGTTGATGAACTTGTCAAGCATATGTCCAAAGTTCCTTCATATTTACAGCGTAAAGAGACGGCTGACCATCTTCAGGACAAGGCACTGAATGTTGGGGTTCTTGAGTGGGGCCTTCTTGCAAGGTGGTCTCATGAACAAAAGCATGAGCTCTCTAGCAGCCATGGGGCCTCTCCATCTGATACCAGTAGATCTGCTCTCTTCTCTTCTCCATCTAATTCTTCTGCAAGCCCAAGCAGTAAATCTCTTGATAGCAATCAATCTCCTCCACTGAATGACCATCAGCATTGTTCTATGAGGTCTCATCAAGGTAGTCCTCTGGACAAACACCATGAGAAGGCCAATTCACCTAGCCCGAATTCGGCAGTGCTGAGCTTGTTGCCAGGACATGGTAAGTATCCGTGTGCAGAGAACAGTGGTGACTATAGGGGCTTAAATCTCAGCAAATTGTGTCTACCACCAGAATCTATGACCGCTGCCTATGGGAGTTGCACGCCACATGAAATGGTTGATGATGAAGATACTGCAAGGAAGATAGAGGATGTTGTTCATCACTGTTCGCGCCGGCTTTTTGCAGATGATGACAACATTGGGCGAAATTTCTTCACATCCCATGACAATGATTCCACCCATGTGATAGAAACAGAAAGAAATGGCAGTAGGTCACCTGTTGGTTTCTTTGAGGATATTGGCCAGTCACCTGAATTTCCTCAAATTCCACACTCCTGTCCACTCCCCATCATGGATTCAGCTGAAGAGCCTGCCACCAGTACCACTACTGCTAGAGTTGATTTTGTCAGTGCAGCTGTAACAAGAGGTGAAAACTGTAACCGACACAAATCTGCCACTAGTGTCGCTAAGAAACCACCTCAAATTAGCTCAAAGTTCAGTGATATGGATGTGTTGCCTGATCGTCATTTTGTTTCTGGCCTGAATAGAGTGAGCCGATGCTCTAGCCTGAAGGAAGCACCATCTCCTCGACGGCCTGACACTTCCGTGGATAAGATTGACGAGGACAAACGATCAAGCAGCAAAGGTAGGCGCAGTCCATTGAGGAGAATGTTAGATCCATTATTAAAGTCTAGGCAAACATCCACTTCTGTGCCCGTTCAACCTTCATTTGTTCCAAAGTGTCATCTGCCAAGCAATACCAATAAGCAGTCTCTTATCTTGGAAGGATCTGGGTCACAAAATGTGCATCGCAGGTCAGTTGATGCAGTAGTCAGTTCAAATAACCATGCTGAAGCAAACATAAACCAGCCTCCTCGTGTGTTATTGAACTGCGAGAGGTACCTCCAACAAGAAAGGGATTCAAGAACAACAAGGCAAGCGCTTCTGCAGCTAGCATGGAAAAATGGCCTACCTCTGTTCATGCTTTCTTTTGGTGATTCTGATATCCTGGCGGCCACTGTGAGAAGGAAAAGCATCTCTGATAAGGAGGATCTAGAAAGTGCATATActttattcactgttgaagagcccAAGAAAAAAAGTGGAGCTTGGATCACAACGGCTAATAAGAACAAGAAACATCAACTGGTATCCAGCATTGTTGGGGAATTGAAGATCTCACGCCGAAAATCAAGATGCTCCCACACAAAAGATTTTCATGTTCACAGGGAATTTGTGCTGGTTGGTTCTGAATTGCTACCGACACCTGTGGAATCAGGTGATTCACACATTAGCAGAGAGATTGGGGCTTTTATCAGCACTGTGCCTCAGATATCAGAAACTCGTCATCGAAGTAGTTCAGCACCAATTGGCTGCTCTTGCCCTCCTCTGGGAAACTTCCACGCTAACATGACAAGTACTAATTCTGCCCCAGCCAGTGTTATTGCCATACTACCTAATGGCTTTCACGGCACACCAACTTCAGGGCAACTTTTACCGCTGATGGAGAGGTGGAGATCAGGAGGCTCATGCGACTGTGGTGGGTGGGATGAAGGTTGCATGCTGAGTGTCCTCACTGACAACACCCAAGAATACAAAGGTTCTATGCCTATTCAGGAGAACCAGACACAGGATGGCAGTCATCGGTTTGACTTGCTTACTCAGGTGTGTGCTTGCACTTCCTTACTCTTGCTTGCTTCCAGGGTTTATATGTATAAGTCACGACAGAACAAATCAACTGACACGTTATGTATCCTATATTTATAGGGTCGCTCGTGGGAAGATCGACATGCCTTCAGCATGGTTTCATTTAAAGAAGGGTTGTACGCAGTCGAATTCAGTTCATCCATTGCTTTACTTCAGGCTTTTGCGATGTGTATAGTGATGCTTCACGGCAGGTGCCCTGTGAGGCCGCAGGCCGATATGCCTGCGGCGCAAGAACATACATTGCTTGCAGATCAAAAGCTCAAGGCTATGGCAGCCAGCCAAGGTAGAGCTCGGCCCAGTTATGTGCCACACCAGCCCCCTTTATCTCCTGTAGGGCGAGCCTAACTCCTTGCATGATAAAATTGTTTTTCTTTTACTTTCTCTCTTGTAATTTGAGTAGTGCTGTTGGGCCAGTATATAATGGTCCTTGTGAGATCCACACATCGCGAAGTAATGAATCTTATGCAACTGGCTTTAGGGGTAGCTAGCTATCTGTACATGTAAATGTGACTATGTGATGCTGCTGCAAGGCTCATCTCAGTGCTTATTTACCCCTTCAATGTGCTCTGTTCTGTGTCAGTCAATCCCATGCAGAAATTGTATGCCTTGTTTATATTTTTCTGTGCAGCAATGTTGTTGGCTGCAGTTTCATCTAGGTCTGTTCTTGTCTGTCAAGTATCAACACTTCCTAGTACATTTCCTCTAGAGAAATGTTGTTCCCTGCTCTCTTAACACTTTGTGATTCTCCGTGCCAGTACATTGCCAATGCTTCCTAGTACATTCGGCCATCGTGTGTCAATCCCAGGAAGAAATGGCATACCTTGTTTATATTTTTATCTAGAGCAATGTTGTTGGCTGCAGTTTCATCTATCTGTTCTTGTTTGTTGAGTGTCAACACTTCCTAGTAGATTTCCTCTGGAGAAATGTTGTTCGCTGCTCTGTTAACACTTTTTGATTGCATGTGCCAGTCAATTGTCAACGCTTCCTAGTACATTCAGACATCGTGTGTCAGTCAATCTCATGCAGAAATGGTATACCTTGTTTACATTTTTCACTACAGAAATGTTGTTCATTGCAGTTTCATCTAGCTCAATTTTTACTACAGAAATGTTGTTCTTTGCAGTTTCATCTAGCTCTATTATTGTGTTTTGAGTGTCAACATTTCCTCAGCTCCAAAGAATTGAGGTCCCTGTGGCGTCAGGTATATTCTTCAGAAAACCCCAGCTGAGCAAGACAAGTTAATCTCTATTATGTGACCAAGCGGAATTGGGATTCTTTTTAAAAGAACTTCTACATTGACGAGCTCAATTAAGCTCTTTACAATACACATATACATGTAGTCCGAATTGCTAGAAATGGTATACCTTGTTTACATTTTAATCTACACAAATGTCGTTCTTTCCAGTTTCATCTAGTTATTTTCTTGTCTGTCAAGTGTCAGCACTTCGTAGCACATTCAGCTCACAGGTATTGAAGTTTCTGTGGCGTCATATACTTTCATCAGAAGAATCCAGTTATGCTACTAGCTCCCGGGCTTTCAGACTTTTTGTCCGGGCCTGGCTTCGGCCTGTTTTTAGCACTGGATTTTTCTTAGCTTGGCCCGGCCCATAGGTTACCCAGTTATGCTACTAGCTCACTCCTGACCCCAATTCTAGTCCGAATTACCGCGAGCACTATATTTCGCTCCATACAAGGTCTGTTACAACTCCATATGGCAACGGAGACACTAACCACTGGTTATTGCTTAACCATAACTATCCCCGTGCTGCAAAATTTTCTCCGTCCCCATCCCACTAACTGTTATGGGGTCAGTTCTTTTACCATCTCCATCCCCATCGGGTAAATAAATAACCATCGGTTAACCATCCCTGCTTTAGCTAGTAACTATTAGCACAAAATAAAATGACAACATGGTAGGATGATAGGGCTGGCTATATCAGGAGTTTAGGAAGGAGAGGCGAGCGTTTGGGAGTTGGGATTTGGGGACTACGGAGGTTGGGGACGGGAGGGGAAATGTGAGTATAATAGGATTAGGGGTTTTTGGTATCTATACACACCTATCTTGTACCATATATAGTGTCACATGTCATGTGCCCAACGGGGATTTCATGGTTATCGGGTATGGATAGTGGTAACACAGACCCATCCCCACCTTGCGTAATGGGGAGAGTTTGCCTCCAATAAAACCCCCACGAGAATGAAGTATTAACCAAAACCATCCCCGGTGAGTTATGCACAATTTTGAGTGTGAACCTTTTTAACaggtgaacaatttttaaatatgAACCATTTTTAATCATGAACTTTTTCCTCGGTAAAAAAATTATGAATATGAGTCTTTTGACTCGGTGAACAATTTATAACTTAGTGAACAATTTTAAATATGAACCATTTTTAAACTTGTTTTTTTAAAACCTGGTGAACAATTTAAATGTGAACCTTTTTGCATGGTgctttttaaaaaatatgaacCATTTTTAATCATGGACTTTTTTACTAGGTGAGATAATTTTAAGTTGTGGAAAATTTAAAATCTAAACGTTTTATTTACCTCATGAACCATTttaaaatatgaatatttttGAAATTATAAATAATTTTGAAAATTGACATTTTAAAGTCATGAAGATATTATGAGCCTGTTCTTAATATCATAAACGTTTTTTAATATATTTTTTCTAAGAAATATCGCTTTTCACATTTAGTTTTTGATAAATGGTTCTCA contains:
- the LOC124697877 gene encoding uncharacterized protein LOC124697877, which codes for MATKGQFGREKNLKTTSSREGRQRGNFQPAQFVPVPKANLSAASGNIDGKFEDRIRVVKNDKIRRQGEPRNVEGDATLKSSKPWPARKTATVDELVKHMSKVPSYLQRKETADHLQDKALNVGVLEWGLLARWSHEQKHELSSSHGASPSDTSRSALFSSPSNSSASPSSKSLDSNQSPPLNDHQHCSMRSHQGSPLDKHHEKANSPSPNSAVLSLLPGHGKYPCAENSGDYRGLNLSKLCLPPESMTAAYGSCTPHEMVDDEDTARKIEDVVHHCSRRLFADDDNIGRNFFTSHDNDSTHVIETERNGSRSPVGFFEDIGQSPEFPQIPHSCPLPIMDSAEEPATSTTTARVDFVSAAVTRGENCNRHKSATSVAKKPPQISSKFSDMDVLPDRHFVSGLNRVSRCSSLKEAPSPRRPDTSVDKIDEDKRSSSKGRRSPLRRMLDPLLKSRQTSTSVPVQPSFVPKCHLPSNTNKQSLILEGSGSQNVHRRSVDAVVSSNNHAEANINQPPRVLLNCERYLQQERDSRTTRQALLQLAWKNGLPLFMLSFGDSDILAATVRRKSISDKEDLESAYTLFTVEEPKKKSGAWITTANKNKKHQLVSSIVGELKISRRKSRCSHTKDFHVHREFVLVGSELLPTPVESGDSHISREIGAFISTVPQISETRHRSSSAPIGCSCPPLGNFHANMTSTNSAPASVIAILPNGFHGTPTSGQLLPLMERWRSGGSCDCGGWDEGCMLSVLTDNTQEYKGSMPIQENQTQDGSHRFDLLTQGRSWEDRHAFSMVSFKEGLYAVEFSSSIALLQAFAMCIVMLHGRCPVRPQADMPAAQEHTLLADQKLKAMAASQGRARPSYVPHQPPLSPVGRA